A genomic region of Colletotrichum destructivum chromosome 1, complete sequence contains the following coding sequences:
- a CDS encoding Putative major facilitator superfamily, MFS transporter superfamily encodes MSSTEKDSTEKDVPQGTHIEGAAAEDHSISAAPVHDGIHNAAGKGQVATDKYGHPLVEFDPVAVRKLRWKLDLYTIPTVALLYLFCFIDRANIGNARIAGLDKDLGLQGYDYNIILSTFYVSYIIFEIPATVACKWMGPGWFLPVTTLLFGIVSIATAFVHNRAAICGVRFLLGIFEAGMLPGIAYYLSRWYQRAELTFRLSLYMVMAPLAGAFGGLLASAILTLDSFGSLHRWRMIFAIEGIVTILLALISFITLTDRPETARWLTQEEKDLCIARVKSERVGATEVIDKIDKTKLKRGMFNPVTLEIAVIFLFNNITVQGLAFFLPTIVANIYPTFSTVQKQLYSVPPYAAGAFFTLAFPALSWYLDRRQVLIALSAPMVMCGYIMFLASKVARVRYGATFLIASSAMVMGPMSNAHISANVVSDTARSSAIGLNVMFGNIGGLISTWSYLGWDAPDFHIGNGLNLGASSMILILATAAWFWMKWDNKRRDDLSIEEELAGLSEQEVRDLDWKHPAFRWRT; translated from the exons ATGTCTTCCACCGAGAAAGATTCCACCGAGAAAGACGTGCCCCAGGGTACCCATATCGAAGGCGCGGCTGCTGAGGACCACTCCATTAGCGCCGCCCCTGTCCACGACGGGATTCACAACGCAGCTGGAAAGGGCCAGGTCGCAACAGACAA ATATGGTCATCCCCTCGTCGAATTCGACCCTGTAGCTGTCCGCAAACTCCGTTGGAAGCTCGATTTGTACACCATTCCTACAGTGGCCCTACTGTACCTCTTCTGCTTCATCGACCGTGCCAACATCG GAAATGCCAGaatcgccggcctcgacaaggaccTTGGTCTCCAGGGTTACGACTACAATATCATCCTCTCCACTTTCTACGTCTCATACATCATCTTCGAGATCCCTGCCACGGTCGCTTGCAAGTGGATGGGCCCCGGCTGGTTCCTGCCTGTCACCACGCTCCTGTTCGGTATCGTCTCCATCGCCACGGCCTTCGTCCACAACCGTGCCGCCATCTGTGGCGTGCGCTTCCTGCTCGGCAtcttcgaggccggcatgcTGCCCGGCATCGCCTACTACCTCTCCCGGTGGTACCAGCGCGCCGAGCTGACGTTCCGTCTGTCGCTGTACATGGTCATGGcgcccctcgccggcgcgTTCGGTGGTCTtctggcctcggccatcctCACCCTTGATTCTTTCGGTAGCCTTCACCGCTGGCGGATGATCTTCGCCATTGAGGGAATCGTCACCATCCTACTGGCCCTCATCTCCTTTATAACCCTCACCGACCGCCCTGAGACGGCGCGTTGGCTGacgcaggaggagaaggacctCTGCATCGCCCGCGTCAAGTCGGAGCGCGTGGGCGCCACCGAGGTCATCGATAAGATCGACAAGACGAAGCTGAAGCGCGGCATGTTCAACCCCGTCACCCTCGAgatcgccgtcatcttcctgTTCAACAACATCACGGTGCAGGGcctggccttcttcctcccgaCCATTGTCGCCAACATTTACCCGACCTTCTCCACCGTCCAGAAACAGCTGTACAGCGTACCCCCTTATGCAGCCGGAGCCTTCTTCACCCTCGCCTTCCCCGCCCTGAGTTGGTACCTTGATAGGCGCCAAGTGCTCATCGCCCTGAGTGCGCCGATGGTCATGTGCGGATACATCATGTTCCTCGCGTCCAAGGTGGCCAGGGTCCGCTACGGAGCGACGTTCCTCATCGCCAGTTCGGCCATGGTTATGGGGCCCATGTCCAACGCCCACATCAGCGCCAACGTCGTCAGCGACACGGCGCGCAGCAGCGCCATCGGTCTCAAC GTCATGTTCGGCAAcatcggcggcctcatcTCGACATGGAGCTACCTCGGCTGGGACGCGCCCGACTTCCACATCGGCAACGGTCTCAATCTCGGCGCCTCGAGCATGATCTTGATTCTGGCCACGGCCGCCTGGTTCTGGATGAAGTGGGACAACAAGCGCCGCGACGACCTCagcatcgaggaggagctggcggGTCTATCGGAGCAGGAGGTCCGAGACCTGGACTGGAAACATCCTGCTTTCCGCTGGAGGACCTGA